In [Leptolyngbya] sp. PCC 7376, a genomic segment contains:
- the ylqF gene encoding ribosome biogenesis GTPase YlqF codes for MPQPIQWYPGHIAKAERQLKEQLNRVDVVLEVLDARIPYASHHPQFDEWVQDKPRVIVVNRRDMIPSETLTQWRDWYQSQKLQPVFTDAQKGKGVKGVIKAAQIAGKAMNDRRISRGMKPRPVRAVVMGLPNVGKSALINRLVGKKVVASARKAGITKQLRWVRISDQIEMLDAPGVIPWKLDNQENAIKLAICEDIGAASYDNELVAQALVKLLVDLNLNQVLGDRYELETGEMSGEDYIIALGEHRFQNDKERAAVALLNDFRKGNLGLLPLELPT; via the coding sequence ATGCCCCAGCCGATCCAGTGGTATCCCGGACATATTGCCAAAGCCGAACGCCAACTTAAAGAACAGCTCAATCGCGTGGATGTGGTCTTAGAAGTACTCGATGCTCGTATTCCCTACGCGTCTCACCACCCTCAGTTTGATGAATGGGTACAGGATAAACCTCGTGTAATTGTTGTCAATCGACGGGACATGATTCCTAGTGAGACCCTCACCCAATGGCGAGATTGGTATCAATCGCAAAAATTACAGCCTGTTTTTACCGATGCGCAGAAAGGAAAAGGCGTAAAAGGTGTGATTAAAGCGGCTCAGATTGCAGGCAAAGCAATGAACGATCGCCGCATTTCCCGTGGCATGAAACCGCGTCCAGTTCGGGCAGTGGTCATGGGTTTACCGAATGTGGGCAAGTCTGCACTGATTAATCGTCTCGTCGGCAAAAAAGTAGTGGCTAGTGCGAGGAAAGCAGGTATCACTAAACAATTACGGTGGGTCAGAATTTCCGATCAGATCGAAATGCTCGATGCCCCCGGTGTCATTCCGTGGAAATTAGACAATCAGGAAAATGCAATAAAACTCGCCATTTGCGAAGATATCGGCGCAGCATCCTATGACAATGAATTAGTTGCCCAAGCCCTTGTGAAACTCCTAGTAGATTTAAATCTAAATCAAGTTTTAGGCGATCGCTACGAACTAGAAACAGGTGAAATGTCCGGCGAAGATTACATTATTGCCCTGGGTGAACATCGCTTTCAAAATGACAAAGAACGGGCAGCTGTGGCTTTACTCAATGATTTTCGTAAGGGAAACCTTGGTCTACTACCTTTAGAATTGCCCACCTAA
- a CDS encoding type 2 lanthipeptide synthetase LanM family protein, which produces MKITLILGCHIIFLLTNNDYDNHSHIFFKPMIKFAQWYRGLPLQERLTRLEKIRTTNPDLADRRLQRWRSQKPLVNEHCYAQKLSQEGLTENEFLKILGESDDSLAQRCTDPDWLETLIKDFEVEEISKVKIAPVETLTDERLSIGFLHLVKPLLDQALIRLEIGIEKLGNNILFGTENIKGILSAKVPEQLLAILSQTMVLELNVARLEERLLGKTPRERLISFLHNLENKDDALEILQEYPVLARQVIIYLKQWVDISLEFLQRLYQDWDVICEHFNHHSSPGTLVKIQTGAGDTHRKGRSVFILEFSSGLKLVYKPRSLGIDEHLQELLLWLNQQELELPLPLLKILNRGEYGWVEFVEAKGCSCAAEVERFYQRMGSYLALMSALEATDFHLENIIANGENPILIDLETLFRPECLDPNSPESRLIANRKMGQSVMGVGLLPQRIADRDHSGGFDSSGLGAVGSQVLPTRTPELAGKGTDKMQVERKFATLSGSKNVPYLQGKEPEVWTHKENIEKGFIETYRLLLKHRDLFLNLWLPKFANDEIRVVLRDTRLYGLLLQESFHPDALRNALDRDHLFDRLWIDVPNHPSLKHVIRLEKKALWQGDIPFFYTQINCRDICGEEEKLSDFFDTSGLDRVKQRFKRLSENDLEEQLWFIRTSLSSLAMSVETKQTKAIDKEQEFEKIENWKQLQDRLLETAEKIASRLESLAIRDKNQASWIGLNSAGERHWTVKPLAWDLFGGLPGIALFFAYLGEITQKQKYTKLAKDTLETILIQIDFDQDLIASVGGFDGWGGIIHTITHLGTLWQQPELDNRALEWLKKLPPLIAKDEQLDIVAGSSGCILALINLYDWVQDENIKTVAIQCGDRLLEKAISMKEGIGWSTIPSQRPLSGFSHGAAGISLALLKLAAFTGDQRYQEIALEGWKYERSLFSATKKNWHNSEKDQENLAVTWSYGATGIGLARLSSLSQLKTAQINSEINIAMETTMALGFGNNHSICSGDLGSLELLLQGINTLSHKELTNTYYQKISQVLNSIERQGYDCGVPLGVETLGLMTGLAGMGYELIRLAFCDRIPSVLLLESPVNIKI; this is translated from the coding sequence TTGAAAATCACTTTGATTCTGGGATGCCACATAATTTTTTTGCTAACCAATAATGATTACGACAATCATTCTCATATATTTTTTAAACCAATGATTAAATTCGCTCAATGGTATAGAGGACTTCCTTTACAGGAAAGATTGACTCGACTGGAAAAAATCCGTACAACCAATCCCGACTTAGCGGATCGTCGTCTCCAACGTTGGCGATCGCAAAAACCTTTAGTAAATGAGCATTGTTATGCTCAGAAATTATCCCAAGAAGGATTAACAGAAAATGAATTTCTGAAGATTTTGGGCGAATCAGATGACTCTTTAGCGCAACGCTGTACCGATCCGGATTGGTTAGAAACCTTAATTAAAGACTTTGAAGTTGAAGAAATTTCTAAGGTGAAGATTGCACCAGTTGAAACCCTAACCGATGAGCGACTCAGTATAGGTTTTTTGCATTTAGTGAAACCATTATTAGATCAGGCCTTAATTCGTTTAGAGATAGGCATAGAAAAATTAGGCAACAATATTCTCTTTGGAACAGAAAATATTAAGGGAATTTTATCAGCGAAAGTTCCAGAGCAATTGCTAGCAATACTGAGTCAAACGATGGTCTTAGAGTTGAATGTAGCAAGATTAGAAGAAAGACTATTAGGAAAAACTCCGAGGGAGCGTTTAATCAGTTTTCTACACAATTTAGAGAACAAAGATGATGCTCTAGAGATACTTCAAGAATATCCGGTCTTAGCGCGACAAGTAATAATTTATCTCAAACAATGGGTAGACATAAGTTTAGAATTTTTACAACGTCTTTATCAGGATTGGGATGTCATTTGCGAGCATTTTAATCATCACTCCTCTCCCGGTACGTTAGTAAAAATACAAACAGGCGCAGGAGATACTCATAGAAAAGGACGATCAGTTTTTATTTTAGAATTTAGTTCTGGATTAAAACTGGTTTATAAACCAAGGTCTTTAGGAATAGATGAACATTTACAAGAATTGTTGCTCTGGTTAAATCAGCAAGAATTAGAGTTACCATTGCCGCTCTTAAAGATACTCAATCGAGGTGAATATGGCTGGGTAGAATTTGTAGAAGCCAAAGGTTGTAGCTGTGCAGCTGAAGTTGAGCGATTTTATCAACGCATGGGCAGTTATTTAGCCTTGATGTCAGCTTTAGAAGCAACGGATTTTCACCTCGAAAATATTATTGCCAATGGAGAAAATCCTATTCTCATTGACCTAGAAACTTTATTTCGTCCTGAATGTCTCGATCCTAATTCTCCAGAGTCTCGTTTAATAGCAAATCGCAAAATGGGTCAATCTGTTATGGGAGTAGGATTATTACCACAAAGAATAGCGGACAGAGATCACTCAGGAGGTTTTGATTCGAGCGGGTTAGGTGCAGTAGGGAGTCAAGTTTTACCTACCCGTACTCCTGAATTAGCCGGGAAAGGAACAGATAAAATGCAAGTAGAGCGGAAATTTGCGACTCTTTCTGGAAGTAAAAATGTTCCTTATTTACAGGGAAAAGAACCAGAAGTTTGGACTCATAAAGAAAATATTGAAAAAGGATTTATTGAAACTTATCGTTTATTACTTAAGCATCGAGATTTATTCCTAAACCTTTGGCTACCTAAATTTGCTAATGATGAAATCAGGGTTGTTTTGAGAGATACTAGATTATATGGATTATTGTTACAAGAAAGCTTTCACCCAGATGCTTTAAGAAATGCTCTCGACCGCGATCACCTTTTTGATCGCCTTTGGATTGATGTTCCTAATCACCCCAGTTTAAAACATGTAATTCGGTTAGAAAAAAAAGCCCTTTGGCAAGGTGATATACCTTTCTTTTATACTCAGATAAATTGTAGAGATATTTGCGGAGAAGAGGAAAAACTCAGTGATTTTTTTGACACATCAGGATTAGACCGAGTAAAACAACGATTTAAACGTTTAAGCGAAAATGATTTAGAAGAACAGCTCTGGTTTATCAGAACATCCCTAAGCAGTTTAGCCATGTCAGTGGAAACTAAACAAACAAAAGCGATAGATAAGGAGCAAGAATTTGAAAAAATTGAGAATTGGAAACAACTTCAAGATCGATTATTAGAAACAGCCGAGAAGATTGCCTCTCGCCTAGAATCATTAGCCATTCGAGATAAAAATCAAGCAAGTTGGATTGGTTTAAATTCAGCAGGAGAAAGACATTGGACAGTTAAACCTTTAGCTTGGGATTTATTTGGAGGACTTCCCGGAATCGCTCTATTTTTTGCCTATTTAGGAGAAATCACTCAAAAACAAAAATATACAAAACTGGCTAAAGATACTTTAGAAACTATCTTAATTCAAATTGACTTCGATCAAGACTTAATCGCTTCTGTCGGTGGTTTTGATGGTTGGGGTGGAATTATTCATACAATCACTCATTTAGGGACTTTATGGCAACAACCAGAATTAGATAATCGTGCTTTAGAATGGCTCAAAAAATTGCCTCCTCTCATTGCAAAAGATGAACAATTAGATATTGTCGCTGGTTCTAGTGGCTGCATTTTAGCCCTCATTAATCTCTATGATTGGGTTCAAGATGAAAATATTAAGACTGTGGCAATACAGTGTGGCGATCGCCTTTTAGAAAAAGCCATTTCCATGAAAGAAGGCATTGGATGGTCAACAATTCCCAGTCAAAGACCCTTAAGTGGTTTTTCCCATGGAGCTGCAGGAATTTCCCTAGCCTTATTAAAACTAGCTGCTTTTACAGGAGATCAACGTTATCAAGAAATAGCTTTGGAAGGATGGAAATATGAACGAAGTCTTTTTTCTGCTACCAAAAAAAATTGGCACAATAGTGAAAAAGACCAAGAAAACTTGGCAGTTACTTGGAGTTATGGTGCAACAGGAATTGGTTTAGCTCGTTTAAGTAGTCTTTCTCAGCTAAAAACCGCACAAATCAACTCGGAAATTAATATAGCAATGGAAACCACCATGGCACTAGGTTTTGGTAATAACCATTCCATATGTAGTGGTGATTTAGGTAGTTTAGAACTACTCCTACAAGGAATAAATACCTTATCTCACAAAGAACTTACCAACACTTATTATCAAAAAATCAGCCAAGTACTTAATAGCATTGAAAGACAAGGTTACGACTGTGGTGTCCCCTTAGGAGTAGAAACTTTAGGATTAATGACAGGCTTAGCTGGTATGGGTTATGAATTAATTCGTTTAGCTTTTTGCGATCGTATTCCTTCTGTATTGTTACTTGAATCTCCTGTCAATATTAAAATATGA
- a CDS encoding iron uptake porin has product MTEMFNKVIATSVTVSILGILPYAEASAAPTNFLEMQDSLLSQQNSLGQVNSVFQLRDIAPSDWAFDALRNLVEKYNCIAGYPDSTFRGDRPLSRYEFAAGLNACVQQIERLIVGGGSDVDTADITRLQALVQEFEAELGTLSARVDDVGGRVEFLEDNQFSITTKLKGEVVFALTDVLTGDSTTSTFPSIFSPTGNIDIENPSQQTVFANRVRLDFLTSFTGQDLLKARLTSGNFPHPNRPGGFQYAPNPLRGYQGGLAFSSEGQQTFNDIADLPGDNSVGITELSYEFPIGDKAEVTIMATGGEHHDYVPSTFSSWDDDNGGTGSLSVFGQRSAIYNFAGSGIGLNYDFNDSINISAGYLATYASNPSSPDIGNPFAGGLFDGRYSALAQLTIKPTDNFSFGLTYSHSFHPVETPFNSLPIFFNDQGTNLANFPVVPTQEVSVNSYGLQTLWELSPKFAVNAWFAYNQINTSSGTAPFGLGDYSSSTADVLTYGISLAFPDLLKEGNLGGVVVGASPYATEARVPEPFRTGGNWFGSDLGDDYTDLIAGNSIPWHIEAFYRHQMTDNISLTPGVIWLTAPNQSSQNPDVVVGTLRLTFSF; this is encoded by the coding sequence ATGACCGAAATGTTTAATAAAGTTATTGCAACATCAGTGACTGTATCAATCCTAGGGATTTTGCCCTACGCAGAGGCGAGCGCCGCACCGACCAATTTTCTAGAAATGCAGGACAGTCTACTCTCCCAACAAAACTCCCTTGGCCAAGTAAACAGCGTCTTCCAACTGCGTGATATCGCCCCTTCCGACTGGGCCTTCGACGCACTCCGCAACCTTGTCGAAAAATATAACTGCATTGCTGGTTACCCTGACAGCACATTCCGAGGTGATCGCCCCCTCAGCCGTTACGAATTTGCAGCTGGTCTGAACGCTTGTGTACAACAGATTGAACGCTTAATTGTTGGCGGTGGTTCTGATGTTGATACCGCAGATATCACTCGTTTACAGGCACTAGTGCAAGAATTTGAAGCAGAATTGGGCACCCTCAGTGCACGCGTTGACGACGTTGGAGGTCGCGTTGAATTCCTCGAAGACAACCAGTTTTCCATTACAACCAAGCTGAAAGGAGAAGTTGTTTTTGCTTTAACAGACGTTTTAACAGGAGATAGCACAACCTCAACTTTTCCCTCGATTTTTAGCCCTACTGGCAATATTGATATAGAAAATCCCAGTCAACAAACAGTTTTTGCCAATCGAGTTCGTTTAGATTTTCTTACCAGTTTCACCGGTCAGGATTTACTTAAAGCTCGTCTCACCAGCGGTAATTTTCCCCATCCCAATCGTCCCGGAGGATTTCAATATGCACCTAATCCTTTACGGGGGTATCAAGGAGGTTTAGCTTTTTCCTCTGAAGGTCAACAAACCTTTAACGATATTGCAGATTTACCTGGTGATAATTCAGTCGGAATAACCGAATTAAGCTATGAATTTCCTATCGGTGACAAAGCTGAAGTAACAATTATGGCTACAGGAGGAGAACACCACGACTATGTACCCAGCACATTTAGTAGTTGGGATGATGATAATGGAGGTACAGGTTCTCTTTCCGTTTTCGGACAACGTAGTGCAATTTATAACTTTGCAGGATCAGGTATCGGGTTAAACTATGACTTCAACGACAGCATTAACATTAGTGCGGGTTATCTAGCTACTTATGCCAGTAATCCTAGCAGTCCAGATATAGGTAATCCTTTTGCCGGAGGGTTATTTGATGGTAGATACTCAGCTCTAGCACAATTAACTATTAAACCGACCGATAATTTTTCCTTTGGTTTAACCTACAGCCATAGTTTCCATCCCGTAGAAACTCCATTTAATAGCTTACCTATTTTCTTCAATGATCAAGGGACAAATTTAGCAAATTTCCCTGTTGTTCCGACTCAAGAAGTTTCAGTTAATTCCTATGGTTTGCAGACTTTATGGGAATTAAGTCCTAAGTTTGCTGTAAATGCTTGGTTTGCCTACAATCAGATTAATACTTCAAGTGGTACAGCACCCTTTGGTTTGGGTGACTATAGTAGTAGTACTGCAGACGTCTTAACTTACGGAATTTCTTTGGCCTTTCCTGACTTGCTCAAAGAAGGTAACTTAGGCGGTGTTGTAGTGGGGGCATCTCCCTACGCAACTGAAGCAAGAGTTCCTGAACCTTTTCGCACTGGCGGTAATTGGTTTGGGTCAGATTTGGGAGATGATTATACTGATTTAATTGCCGGAAATTCTATTCCTTGGCATATTGAGGCATTTTATCGCCACCAAATGACAGACAATATTTCTTTAACTCCTGGTGTTATTTGGTTAACTGCACCTAATCAGTCTTCTCAAAATCCTGATGTAGTAGTTGGCACACTTAGACTAACTTTCTCTTTCTAG
- a CDS encoding TIGR03643 family protein, with product MDLKTLDSATINRVLEMAWEDRTTFDAIEMQFGFKEQETIEIMRRYMKRSSFKMWRKRVTGRKTKHAKKRDFVKGRFRCPEQKGS from the coding sequence ATGGATTTGAAGACTTTAGATAGTGCCACTATTAATCGTGTGCTCGAAATGGCATGGGAAGATCGGACAACTTTCGATGCGATTGAAATGCAGTTTGGCTTTAAAGAACAAGAAACAATTGAAATCATGCGGCGTTATATGAAGCGCTCTAGTTTTAAAATGTGGCGCAAACGAGTCACCGGTCGCAAAACAAAACATGCGAAAAAACGTGATTTTGTGAAAGGTCGTTTTCGTTGCCCAGAGCAGAAGGGTTCTTAG